In the genome of Salmo trutta chromosome 39, fSalTru1.1, whole genome shotgun sequence, the window aTTAGAAGTGGGAACGGTTTGAGCaaagacctggaaagtatgacagaactttgcaagctatctctgcagtagattgcaactcctcctcATATAAAGGTGCATACGTTTCTCATATGGCTCATTCCTCTGATACTTCTCTGTTGCCATCACACTCTTAATTATGCTTTTATTTATGACCCTTATATCCCCCCTTATTTTCAACCaaactatagtttattttcttgGTTCAGTTTCAAAGACCCCTCAAAGATCCACATTAACACATTATTATTAATGAATGTTTAAAATGTATTAGCTCAGCTGTCAGCTTCCCACCATAGGCGATGCTTCTGTGTTCCCCTATCGAGTTCAGAGCTACAGATGGTGATGGACCAAAACTTTCAGAAACCGGAACATCTGGAAGCGGGCCTCTGTGAAAACACTTACCAGCTCAGCCCAATCACAGCCCAGCACTATGGCAATACTGCCCAACGGGCTAATCATAACGGGCCTGATGAGCCAAATGGCATTGAGCTGAATGTCAATCATCGACTGCCAGCCAATGGGGGCCTCCCAGTCGCAGACAGCAACTGTACTGGGGGTAAGTGTGGCTCCGTGTTTGCCGCTGTCCCACCTCACATTAGAAACGAGGAAACTATTTGAAATCTCTATGTTTTCACAAAGGACACTAAGTTCCTTATCACCTGCACCATCATCCACAAAACAGCAGTTTTAATCTTCTCTATACAAAATATCATAAACACATAATGAAAATATAATAAGGATCAAGATAGAAGATGTAAAGTTTGTGCTGTACTCTCTATTCCTCTTCAGATTTTCGGGGGGGATGAATTCTCCAACATGTTACTAATAtatctcttttctctttctctccctcttttgttTACATTATTACCATTATTCTTGTCATTAtcatatttgtattattattagagACTTCTACAAGTCAGCAGGGCAATCTCTCCAGTCCCACGTCTATCTCTCGATAACGTTGTCACTCTGTTTTGTCTTTCTGTCTATCGCTTGttcctgggtcgtgttcattagggcataaaaacgtagcaaaacattttgcaatggaaacgACAAGTTGACATAGTACCTCCCCATCTCTTTAAGCTTCAAAAGTGTTATTCTGTTTTGTGCCTACTGAACAAAACCCTGGCCCTCTAATTCCTCTTCCAATTATACAATGGTTGTTATCCCTGGAAGTTGTTTCAAAAAAATATACAGCTCCAGCTCTCCTGATGTACGAAGTGTCTCAGAAGTGCAAGATTGGATTATTTTCATTGCTTATCTAACTGGATGTTACATAATTTATGTAATTAGTGAGGTCTAAGATATTCAAATTACATTTCTGTTCAGAAAACTTTCTGGTTGTTTGTTAGTTTTTAGTCAATTTATACGATAGTTGGTCTCTTGTTATTAATATGTTGGTATGTACTGTTCTTAAGATTTATCTTgcaaaaatgaatggaagttgttaaaataaaatgtgttttatgAAATGCCACATAATTCTCTGGTACATTGAAATAACACAAGGATTCACAGTACAGTAAACGGATAGGGACCCGACTAGCACAGCAACACCATGAAAATACCTACGTCTGGCTTTGGTGCGCATGAGTCAGCATTCCCATAGCTGTAAAAGCACAAACAAAACTTCTAGCACCTGACACAAGCATAAAACATGTCATATGGATCCCAATTAGAACAGAaacaaagggagaaagagagagcgacagagagagagagagagagagagagagagagagactttgggGAACATGTTAAGGACATACATTTACTTTTACGCACCTCTGACCCTCACCAGTTGGGACACTCTGTGGGAAGTCAAAAAACCTGACCTCTGATCTCAGAGCAGTAGGGATAGACACATTCTTCTCCTTATTGGGCCCATAATGGCTCAGTTCTTTGAGAGCACTACGTCAGCTCTGACACTAAGTAGAGAACAGGGGTTTAGGTTTCTCTAAAGAGGGCAGTGTATACCATAAGTACTCCAGAAGGGTGGTGGGTGACCTCATGGAACAATTAGATGATTCCCAACAGGAGGGTTATTGTAAGTATACGTCTGACACTCTTAGGCCTTGATTCAGTCAGATCAAGCATTAACCAGAGATAGCCGACACCCGCATAGCTGATGTTCTgctgttggaggtgtaactgcgttggagctgtcaaatatGAGAGCAGCTGCTCATGgtcattgtcacaaagccacacccatcccacttgtgttagaagttcagaacaagaaagtgtaggctatatagaaataccGAAGATTTCTATTAGCCTATTTGAGGTCTAGATTACATCTAAAATTCCAGTGTTTTCGCTTGTAAACACGGTTGTGTGGTATTTCTCTTAATGCGACTCCATGCAGTTAAAATAGCAATGTCCGCTTTAAGTATAATGCCAGGAGCTGCTTCAGTATTTGACAGAACTAATGCAGTTCCACCACCGACATTGCCATAACATTGGATCTGACTGAATAGTATGCGGTATCTGtcgtatatacagtaccagtcaaaagtttggacacctacttattcaagggtttttatttctttttactattttctacattgtagaataatagtgaagacatcaaaactatgaaataacacatatggaatcatgtagtgaccaaaaacctgatgacagctttgcacaccctctgcattctctcaaccagcttcatgaggaatgcatttccaacagtcttgaaggagttcccacatatgctgagcacttgttggctgattttccttcacgctgcagtccaactcatcccaaacaatctcaattgggttgaggacgGGTGATTGTGGacgccaggtcatttgatgcagcatatTCACTctcattggtcaaatagcccttacacagcctggaggtgtgttttgggtcattgtcctgttgaaaaacgaatgatagtcccgctaagcgcaaaccagattggatggcgtattgctgcagaatgctgtggtatccatgttggttaagtgtgcattgaattctaaataaatcactaacagtgtcaccagcaaagcaccccaacaccatcacacctcctcctccatgcctcacggtgggaaccacacatgcggagatcatccattaaccaactctgcatctcacaaagacacagcggttggaaccaaagatctcaaatttggactcatcagaccaaaggacacatttccaccggtctaatgttcactgctcgtgtttcttggcccaagcaagtctcttcttattattggtgtccgttagtagtggtttctttgcaggaaatcgacaatgaaggcctgattcatgtagtctcccctgaacagttgttcttgagatgtgtctgttacttgaactctgaagtatttattttggctgcaattttggaggctggtaactaatgaacttatcctctgcagcagaggtaactctgggtcttccattgctgtggcggtccttatgagagcaAGTCCttaaaatgttccgtattgactgaccttcatgtcttaaggtaatgatggactgttgtttctctttgcatatttgagctgttcttgccataatatgaacttttaccaaatagggctatcttctgtataccacccctaccttgtcacaacacaactgattggttcagatggattaagatggaaagaaattgcacaaattgcacaaattaacttttaacaaggcacatctgttaattgaaatgcattccaggggacgagctcattaagctggttgagagaacgccaagagtgtgcaaagctgtcatcaaggcaaagggtggctactttgaagaatctcaaatataacatatcttttgatttatttaacacttttttggttactacatgattctatgtgttttttcatagttttgtcttcact includes:
- the LOC115179720 gene encoding protein phosphatase 1 regulatory subunit 1C; the protein is MEPNSPKKIQFAVPPFQSQLDPQAAEHIRRRRPTPATLVIYQEPSGAEADEKRTTSSSVEDLQGADLSPAQRKQSTIIPPTVKELQMVMDQNFQKPEHLEAGLCENTYQLSPITAQHYGNTAQRANHNGPDEPNGIELNVNHRLPANGGLPVADSNCTGETSTSQQGNLSSPTSISR